From Actinoplanes oblitus, a single genomic window includes:
- a CDS encoding cation-translocating P-type ATPase produces the protein MQTIRTGLSSAQAAARRAAEGPNAVATAPPRRLLGRVGRQLADPLVALLLAAAVVTTLLRDLPDTAVIALVIAVNTAIGVAQEVRADAAIAALNRLAAPQARVVRDGQDLIIAAADVVRGDFVRLEAGDIVPADLTLTEAERATFDESSLTGESVPVHRQATEPAAAGTVLLTGRAAGSVERIGPDSSLGRIAAMVAAARPGPTPLQRRLARLGRILGLTALAVSAIVFGLGVLAGQPVVRMAITAVSLVVAAVPESLPAVVTLALALGARRMAHANAIPRRLHAVETLGSVTVIAADKTGTLTENRMAVQRVVLADGRRYRVTGHGYQPTGEIHPPPGPDEALQSLARAGLLCNDADLIAPAPGSADWTAAGDPMEAALLAFAARCGLDPHTERAKAPRVAELPFDQRTRHMTTVHRLDSGEYLTVTKGAPERLAGPSLLAAAENLAADGLRVLAVATATTRGPVDPAAPPPLRVAGLVGIGDPLRAGARDTAQVFERAGVRLTLITGDHPATAAAIADQLGLDGSRVHARTRPEQKLDIIAGLQHDGEVVAMTGDGVNDAPALRRADIGVAMGGGTEVARQAAELVLVDDNLATVATAIGEGRRIYDNIRRFLRYALTGGLAELLVMLAGPLLGMPLALLPGQLLWINLLTHGIPGVALGAEPAEAGVLRRPPRPPQESVLGAGLLRGVLLGGVAVTAVTLAAGVVARLGGRPWQSVMFLVLGLAQLGVALAVRARPAAGDRPNRWLPLAVALSGGLQLAAVLTGPLRTLLTTEPLTGVELLACAGIAALPGLVMRVVQRRAAR, from the coding sequence GTGCAGACCATCCGTACCGGCCTGAGCAGTGCGCAAGCCGCCGCCCGGCGAGCCGCCGAGGGGCCCAACGCGGTGGCGACCGCCCCGCCGCGCCGGCTGCTCGGCCGGGTCGGCCGGCAACTGGCCGATCCGTTGGTGGCGCTGCTGCTGGCCGCGGCGGTGGTCACCACGCTGCTGCGGGACCTGCCGGACACCGCTGTCATCGCGCTGGTCATCGCGGTCAACACCGCCATCGGGGTGGCGCAGGAGGTCCGGGCGGACGCGGCGATCGCCGCGCTGAACCGGCTCGCCGCCCCGCAGGCCCGGGTCGTCCGGGACGGCCAGGACCTGATCATCGCGGCCGCCGACGTGGTCCGCGGCGACTTCGTCCGCCTCGAGGCCGGCGACATCGTCCCGGCCGACCTGACGCTGACCGAGGCGGAACGGGCCACCTTCGACGAATCGTCGCTGACCGGCGAATCCGTGCCGGTGCACCGCCAGGCGACCGAGCCGGCCGCGGCCGGCACCGTGCTGCTCACCGGCCGGGCCGCCGGCTCGGTCGAGCGGATCGGGCCGGACAGCTCGCTCGGCCGGATCGCCGCGATGGTGGCCGCCGCCCGGCCCGGTCCCACCCCGCTGCAACGCAGGCTGGCCCGTCTCGGCCGCATCCTCGGCCTGACCGCGCTGGCCGTCTCGGCGATCGTCTTCGGTCTCGGCGTGCTGGCCGGTCAGCCGGTCGTCCGGATGGCGATCACGGCGGTCAGCCTGGTCGTCGCCGCGGTGCCGGAAAGCCTGCCCGCGGTGGTGACCCTGGCGCTCGCGCTCGGCGCCCGCCGGATGGCCCACGCGAACGCGATCCCGCGCCGGCTGCACGCCGTCGAGACGCTCGGCTCGGTGACCGTGATCGCCGCCGACAAGACCGGGACGCTCACCGAGAACCGGATGGCGGTGCAGCGGGTGGTCCTCGCGGACGGCCGCCGCTACCGGGTCACCGGCCACGGATACCAGCCGACCGGCGAGATCCATCCGCCCCCTGGCCCGGACGAGGCGCTCCAGTCGCTGGCCCGGGCCGGCTTGCTGTGCAACGACGCCGACCTGATCGCACCGGCGCCGGGCAGCGCGGACTGGACGGCGGCCGGCGATCCGATGGAGGCCGCCCTGCTCGCCTTCGCCGCCCGCTGCGGCCTCGACCCGCACACCGAACGCGCCAAGGCGCCCCGCGTCGCCGAGCTGCCGTTCGACCAGCGCACCCGGCACATGACCACGGTGCACCGGCTGGACAGCGGCGAGTACCTGACCGTCACCAAGGGTGCGCCGGAGCGGCTCGCCGGCCCTTCGCTGCTGGCCGCTGCGGAGAACCTGGCCGCCGACGGACTGCGCGTGCTCGCGGTCGCCACCGCGACCACCCGAGGACCGGTGGACCCGGCCGCGCCGCCTCCGCTGCGGGTTGCCGGGCTCGTCGGCATCGGCGACCCGCTGCGCGCCGGCGCCCGGGACACCGCGCAGGTCTTCGAACGGGCCGGTGTGCGGCTGACCCTGATCACCGGCGACCATCCCGCCACCGCCGCCGCCATCGCTGACCAACTCGGCCTCGACGGATCGCGCGTCCATGCCCGGACCCGTCCCGAGCAGAAGCTGGACATCATCGCCGGCCTCCAGCACGACGGCGAGGTGGTGGCGATGACCGGTGACGGCGTCAACGACGCCCCGGCGCTGCGCCGCGCCGACATCGGGGTCGCGATGGGCGGCGGCACCGAGGTGGCCCGGCAGGCCGCCGAGCTGGTCCTGGTCGACGACAACCTGGCCACCGTGGCCACCGCCATCGGCGAGGGCCGGCGCATCTACGACAACATCCGCCGGTTCCTGCGCTACGCGCTCACCGGCGGCCTCGCCGAACTACTGGTCATGCTCGCCGGCCCGCTGCTCGGGATGCCGCTGGCGTTGCTGCCCGGCCAGCTGCTCTGGATCAACCTGCTCACCCACGGCATCCCGGGCGTGGCGCTGGGCGCCGAACCCGCCGAGGCCGGCGTGTTGCGGCGTCCGCCGCGCCCACCGCAGGAATCGGTGCTCGGCGCCGGCCTGCTGCGCGGCGTCCTGCTCGGCGGGGTCGCCGTCACCGCGGTCACCCTGGCCGCCGGCGTCGTCGCGCGGCTCGGCGGCCGGCCCTGGCAGTCGGTCATGTTCCTGGTGCTCGGCCTCGCCCAGCTGGGTGTC
- a CDS encoding SHOCT domain-containing protein: MMYGYPHFMTMAGPVWFLILAVLLLIAVVGALAWWPSRREDDSSAEKTLADRYAHGDIDTEEYQERLRTLHSVHH, translated from the coding sequence ATGATGTACGGCTACCCGCACTTCATGACCATGGCAGGGCCGGTCTGGTTCCTGATCCTCGCCGTGCTGCTGCTGATCGCCGTCGTCGGCGCACTGGCCTGGTGGCCGTCGCGCCGCGAGGACGACAGCAGCGCCGAGAAGACCCTGGCCGACCGGTATGCCCATGGCGACATCGACACCGAGGAGTACCAGGAGCGCCTCCGGACGCTGCACTCCGTCCACCATTGA
- a CDS encoding universal stress protein, whose protein sequence is MGKALASRDHRTVVVGVDGSMTSTVTVGLAAAEAARRAARLLIVHAWPGHYRGRFRMRGPHRGEAEGSQLLAVAARHAAATDPELVVETELRAGLPGDALAEWSREAGLLVIGHRDGQTTRQDWGSTARALARTCHCPLLVQQGRCNPRGPVVAGVSGRPGEPALGYAFVQAALAGVDLVAAYGWRRPADRPDRHPLPVMAGDPLRQAVAERLAAALVEWSWRLPQVAVQPLVVPDLDVPYTVDRALRRSRLLVTGTGGRGELTELIGVPPRRAAGNHGFCPVLLVPPDWPVELPDDASAPAGRVTG, encoded by the coding sequence ATGGGAAAGGCCCTCGCGTCACGAGACCACCGCACCGTCGTGGTCGGCGTCGACGGCTCGATGACCAGCACGGTCACCGTCGGCCTGGCCGCTGCCGAGGCAGCCCGCCGGGCGGCGCGGCTGCTGATCGTGCACGCGTGGCCCGGGCACTATCGCGGCCGGTTCCGGATGCGTGGCCCGCACCGTGGCGAGGCGGAGGGCAGCCAGTTGCTGGCGGTCGCCGCCCGGCACGCCGCGGCCACCGATCCGGAGCTGGTGGTCGAGACCGAGCTGCGGGCCGGTCTGCCGGGTGACGCGCTCGCCGAGTGGTCACGCGAGGCCGGGCTGCTCGTGATCGGGCACCGGGACGGGCAGACCACCCGGCAGGACTGGGGCTCGACGGCACGGGCGCTGGCCCGTACCTGTCACTGCCCGCTGCTGGTGCAGCAGGGGCGCTGCAACCCGCGCGGACCGGTGGTGGCCGGTGTCTCGGGACGCCCGGGCGAGCCCGCGCTGGGATACGCGTTCGTGCAGGCCGCGCTGGCCGGCGTGGACCTGGTCGCGGCGTACGGGTGGCGCCGTCCGGCGGACCGTCCGGACCGCCATCCGCTTCCGGTGATGGCCGGCGACCCGTTACGGCAGGCGGTGGCCGAGCGACTGGCCGCGGCCCTGGTCGAGTGGTCCTGGCGGTTGCCGCAGGTGGCCGTCCAGCCGCTGGTGGTACCGGATCTGGATGTGCCGTACACGGTGGATCGTGCGTTGCGCCGGTCCCGGCTGCTGGTCACCGGAACCGGTGGCCGAGGGGAACTGACCGAGTTGATCGGCGTGCCGCCGCGGCGGGCGGCCGGCAATCACGGGTTCTGTCCGGTCCTGCTGGTTCCGCCGGACTGGCCGGTGGAGCTGCCCGACGACGCCTCCGCGCCGGCCGGCCGGGTCACCGGTTGA
- a CDS encoding GAF domain-containing sensor histidine kinase, which yields MVEPPSLGLSPLSRVRLDELLQEMLDRVGDVVNSRERLRALLDAVVGIGSDLDLRSTLQRIVEAACALAGAKYGALGVLSPDHRSLSDFITRGIDPATHATIGDLPHGRGVLGLLITEPEPVRLPDIRKHPNSFGFPPHHPPMHSFLGVPVRTRDQIFGNLYLAEKRGAAEFTDDDEEIVIALAAAAGIAIDNARLYELAQRRERWGSATAEITSVLLGTVQRTEALRLIARRAREVADAGLVLVLLYDEPNSRYAVEVADGTDPAAAELVGRLIPVDRDAAIAFGQERYRAVTNLRAITDWPIDMPAVPALAAPLTAGDTLQGVLIVTQPAGRPVEDRDAVLLSTFAGQAALALERARAQEERELLAVLEDRERIARDLHDVVIQRLFATGMQLEAIIPQVVKPDVTKRISAAVDDLDATIRDIRRSIFELRSPVGRSLRAAVGEVVQAAADSLGFRPVLDTSGPVDSAVPDDIVPELLAVVRETLSNVARHAGASQVRVSVSTSDGEVVVRVEDDGVGIDPAQARSGLVNLRGRAEDLGGSFEIGPGPAGAGAAMTWRVPVNR from the coding sequence ATGGTCGAGCCACCGTCACTTGGCCTCTCCCCGCTGTCGCGGGTGCGGCTGGATGAGCTGCTCCAGGAGATGCTCGACCGGGTCGGCGACGTGGTGAACAGCCGGGAGCGGCTGCGCGCCCTGCTCGACGCGGTGGTCGGCATCGGCTCCGACCTCGACCTGCGCAGCACCCTGCAGCGGATCGTCGAGGCGGCGTGCGCCCTGGCCGGCGCCAAATACGGCGCGCTCGGCGTGCTCTCGCCCGACCATCGCAGCCTGTCCGACTTCATCACGCGCGGGATCGACCCGGCCACGCACGCCACGATCGGCGACCTGCCGCACGGCCGCGGCGTGCTCGGCCTGCTGATCACCGAGCCGGAGCCGGTCCGGCTGCCGGACATCCGCAAGCACCCGAACTCCTTCGGCTTCCCGCCGCACCACCCGCCGATGCACAGCTTCCTCGGGGTCCCGGTCCGCACCCGCGATCAGATCTTCGGCAACCTCTACCTGGCGGAGAAGCGGGGCGCCGCCGAGTTCACCGACGACGACGAGGAGATCGTGATCGCGCTGGCCGCCGCCGCCGGCATCGCCATCGACAACGCCCGGCTCTACGAGCTCGCGCAGCGACGAGAACGCTGGGGGAGTGCCACCGCCGAGATCACCAGCGTGCTGCTGGGCACCGTGCAACGCACCGAGGCGCTGCGGCTGATCGCCCGCCGGGCCCGTGAGGTCGCCGACGCCGGCCTGGTCCTGGTCCTGCTCTACGACGAGCCGAACAGTCGATACGCCGTCGAGGTCGCCGACGGTACCGACCCGGCCGCTGCCGAGCTGGTGGGGCGGCTCATCCCGGTGGACCGGGACGCCGCCATCGCGTTCGGGCAGGAACGGTACCGGGCGGTGACCAACCTGCGGGCGATCACCGACTGGCCGATCGACATGCCGGCCGTGCCGGCCCTCGCGGCGCCGCTCACCGCGGGCGACACGCTGCAGGGTGTCCTGATCGTCACCCAGCCCGCCGGGCGGCCGGTCGAGGACCGGGACGCGGTGCTGCTCTCGACGTTCGCCGGGCAGGCGGCACTCGCCCTGGAACGGGCCCGCGCCCAGGAGGAACGCGAACTGCTGGCGGTGCTGGAGGACCGCGAGCGGATCGCCCGGGATCTGCACGACGTGGTCATCCAGCGGCTGTTCGCCACCGGCATGCAGCTGGAGGCCATCATTCCCCAGGTCGTCAAGCCGGACGTCACCAAACGGATCAGCGCGGCGGTCGACGACCTGGACGCCACCATCCGCGACATCCGCCGGTCGATCTTCGAGCTGCGTTCGCCGGTCGGCCGGTCACTGCGCGCCGCCGTCGGCGAGGTCGTCCAGGCGGCGGCCGACAGCCTGGGATTCCGGCCGGTACTGGACACCAGCGGGCCGGTGGACAGCGCGGTCCCCGACGACATCGTGCCCGAGCTGCTGGCAGTCGTGCGCGAGACACTGTCCAACGTCGCGCGCCACGCCGGGGCATCTCAGGTCCGGGTGTCGGTGTCCACCAGCGATGGCGAGGTCGTCGTCCGGGTCGAGGACGACGGGGTGGGCATCGACCCGGCCCAGGCCCGGAGCGGTCTGGTGAACCTGCGCGGACGCGCCGAGGACCTGGGCGGCAGCTTCGAGATCGGCCCCGGCCCGGCGGGCGCCGGTGCCGCGATGACCTGGCGAGTACCCGTCAACCGGTGA
- the ppdK gene encoding pyruvate, phosphate dikinase has product MDGNKDRADLLGGKGANLAEMTRMGLPVPPGFTISTEACREYLRTGAIPAGLLDEVEDHLRAVQLKLGKTFGDQDDPLLLSVRSGARFSMPGMMETILDIGLNDRSVEGLARQSRDERFAWDSYRRLIQMFGRTVFDVPAEAFEAETAEDPRDLVMAYQKVFEAQTGRVFPQAPHEQLFLAIGAVFRSWNAERAVLYRRQERIPQDLGTAVNVMAMVFGNRGDDSGTGVAFTRDPATGRRGSYGDYLRNAQGEDVVAGIRNTVPLHELGSIDPTCYAQLLSIMQRLEQHYRDLCDIEFTIENGKLWMLQTRVGKRTPAAAFVIAAQLVEEGVITLDEALRRVTGEQLAQLMFPSFDETAAPAPLTVGVPASPGAAVGKVVFDSAAAVAADEPVILVRRETNPDDLPGMIAAQGILTARGGKTSHAAVVARGMGKTCVCGAEEIRIGTDALTIGDTIVYAGEVISIDGTSGRVYPGPVPVRPSEVVRFFEGQLSAHGDPLLAAVQRLMIHASHVARLGVHANADTGADAVRARRFGATGIGLCRTEHMFLGDRRILVERLILAENDTEREAALAALLPLQRADFEELFAAMDGLPVTIRLIDPPLHEFLPPLDELTAKVARAEALGEDAGHAGVLLTAVRRMHEANPMLGLRGVRLGLVVPGLFSMQVRAVAEAAAARVAAGGDPRPEIMVPLVGTVQELEIVRTEATSVLAAVPGAPPIRIGTMIEVPRAALTAGQIAGVAEFFSFGTNDLTQMTWGFSRDDVEGAFFGRYLELGVFAASPFETIDRDGVGELVRMAVERGRAARPELTVGVCGEHGGDPASVRFFHDAGLDYVSCSPYRVPIARLEAGRAAVAGTTGSDTR; this is encoded by the coding sequence ATGGACGGCAACAAGGACCGTGCGGACCTGCTCGGCGGCAAGGGGGCCAACCTCGCCGAGATGACCCGGATGGGCCTGCCGGTCCCGCCCGGCTTCACGATCAGCACCGAGGCCTGCCGCGAGTACCTGCGCACCGGCGCGATCCCGGCCGGGCTGCTCGACGAGGTCGAGGACCACCTGCGCGCCGTCCAGCTCAAGCTCGGCAAGACCTTCGGCGACCAGGACGACCCGCTGCTGCTGTCGGTCCGCTCCGGCGCCAGGTTCTCGATGCCCGGCATGATGGAGACGATCCTGGACATCGGGCTCAACGATCGCAGTGTCGAGGGCCTGGCCCGGCAGAGTCGCGACGAACGGTTCGCCTGGGACTCCTACCGGCGGTTGATCCAGATGTTCGGCCGGACCGTGTTCGACGTGCCGGCCGAGGCGTTCGAGGCGGAGACGGCGGAGGACCCTCGCGACCTCGTCATGGCGTACCAGAAAGTGTTCGAAGCCCAGACGGGCCGCGTGTTTCCGCAGGCGCCGCACGAACAGCTGTTCCTCGCCATCGGCGCGGTGTTCCGGTCCTGGAACGCGGAGCGGGCGGTGCTCTATCGCCGGCAGGAACGCATCCCGCAGGACCTGGGCACCGCTGTCAACGTGATGGCCATGGTGTTCGGCAACCGTGGTGACGACTCCGGCACCGGCGTGGCGTTCACCCGCGACCCGGCCACCGGCCGGCGCGGCAGCTACGGCGACTACCTGCGCAACGCGCAGGGCGAGGACGTGGTCGCCGGGATCCGCAACACCGTGCCGCTGCACGAGCTGGGCAGCATCGATCCGACCTGCTACGCGCAGCTGTTGTCCATCATGCAGCGGCTCGAGCAGCACTACCGGGACCTGTGCGACATCGAGTTCACCATCGAGAACGGCAAACTGTGGATGTTGCAGACCCGGGTCGGCAAGCGCACCCCGGCGGCCGCCTTCGTGATCGCCGCCCAGCTCGTCGAGGAGGGGGTGATCACCCTGGACGAGGCGCTGCGGCGGGTCACCGGCGAGCAGCTCGCCCAGCTGATGTTCCCCAGCTTCGACGAGACGGCGGCCCCGGCGCCACTGACCGTCGGCGTCCCGGCCTCGCCCGGTGCCGCGGTCGGCAAGGTGGTGTTCGACTCGGCGGCCGCCGTGGCCGCGGACGAGCCGGTCATCCTGGTGCGCCGGGAGACCAACCCGGACGACCTGCCCGGCATGATCGCCGCGCAGGGCATCCTGACCGCGCGCGGCGGCAAGACCTCACACGCCGCGGTAGTGGCCCGCGGCATGGGCAAGACCTGCGTCTGCGGGGCCGAGGAGATCCGGATCGGCACGGATGCGCTCACCATCGGCGACACCATCGTGTACGCCGGTGAGGTGATCTCGATCGATGGCACCAGCGGCCGGGTCTACCCGGGCCCGGTGCCGGTGCGCCCGTCCGAGGTGGTGCGCTTCTTCGAGGGGCAGCTGTCCGCGCACGGCGACCCGCTGCTCGCCGCGGTCCAGCGCCTCATGATCCACGCGAGCCATGTGGCCCGGCTCGGGGTGCACGCCAACGCCGACACCGGCGCCGACGCGGTCCGGGCCCGGCGGTTCGGCGCGACCGGGATCGGGCTGTGCCGCACCGAGCACATGTTCCTCGGGGACCGCCGGATCCTGGTCGAGCGGCTGATCCTCGCCGAGAACGACACCGAACGGGAGGCCGCCCTCGCCGCCCTGCTGCCGCTGCAGCGGGCCGACTTCGAGGAGCTGTTCGCGGCGATGGACGGCCTGCCGGTCACCATCCGGCTGATCGATCCGCCGCTGCACGAGTTCCTGCCGCCGCTCGACGAGCTGACCGCGAAGGTCGCCCGGGCCGAGGCGCTGGGGGAGGACGCCGGGCATGCCGGGGTGCTGCTCACCGCGGTGCGCCGGATGCACGAGGCCAACCCGATGCTGGGGCTGCGGGGCGTACGCCTGGGTCTGGTCGTCCCGGGTCTGTTCAGCATGCAGGTCCGCGCGGTGGCCGAGGCCGCCGCGGCCCGGGTTGCCGCCGGCGGCGACCCGCGGCCGGAGATCATGGTGCCGTTGGTCGGCACCGTGCAGGAACTCGAGATCGTCCGCACCGAGGCGACGTCGGTACTGGCCGCGGTGCCCGGCGCGCCGCCGATCCGGATCGGCACGATGATCGAGGTGCCGCGGGCCGCGCTGACCGCCGGGCAGATCGCCGGGGTGGCCGAGTTCTTCTCCTTCGGCACCAACGACCTGACCCAGATGACCTGGGGATTCTCTCGCGACGACGTGGAGGGCGCGTTCTTCGGCAGGTACCTGGAACTCGGTGTCTTCGCCGCCTCGCCGTTCGAGACCATCGACCGCGACGGCGTCGGCGAACTGGTTCGGATGGCCGTCGAGCGGGGCCGGGCGGCCCGGCCGGAGCTGACCGTGGGCGTCTGCGGGGAGCACGGCGGCGATCCCGCCTCGGTGCGGTTCTTCCACGACGCCGGGCTCGACTACGTGTCGTGCTCGCCCTACCGGGTGCCGATCGCCCGGCTGGAGGCGGGCCGGGCCGCGGTGGCCGGCACGACCGGCTCGGACACCCGGTAG
- a CDS encoding universal stress protein yields the protein MRDKKIVIGYDGSPAAEAALTWALDEADRTGMRAELVYADEYPAWAPAASMVPSPALRPSDYRVRVIGGMLRRAVTESRQTHPMVPVTATAVTALASTALAERSEHAGLIVLGTRGHAALAGLLGSVGAAVGAHAHCPVVVVHDGTAPPASTAPVVAGLDHSSLAPAVLRFAAEQAADRDVALRVLGSRPEADAAVAGIRDDFPGLAIRTEAVHGEPGQALVAAGKTAQLLVIGSRGHGAVRGLLLGAVSRHLLRHATCPIAIVPEAVPAGHPS from the coding sequence ATGCGCGACAAGAAGATCGTCATCGGTTACGACGGGTCACCCGCCGCGGAGGCGGCACTGACCTGGGCACTCGACGAGGCCGACCGTACCGGCATGCGGGCCGAGCTGGTGTACGCCGACGAGTACCCGGCCTGGGCACCCGCCGCGAGCATGGTGCCCTCACCCGCGCTGCGGCCGAGTGACTATCGGGTCCGGGTGATCGGCGGCATGCTGCGACGGGCGGTCACCGAGTCCCGGCAGACCCACCCGATGGTCCCGGTCACGGCCACCGCCGTGACCGCGCTGGCCTCGACCGCGCTGGCCGAGCGCTCCGAGCACGCCGGCCTGATCGTGCTCGGCACGCGCGGGCACGCCGCCCTGGCCGGCCTGCTCGGCTCGGTCGGCGCCGCGGTCGGCGCCCACGCGCACTGCCCGGTCGTGGTGGTGCACGACGGGACCGCGCCGCCCGCGTCCACCGCGCCGGTTGTCGCCGGACTGGACCACTCGTCGCTGGCCCCGGCCGTGCTGCGGTTCGCCGCCGAGCAGGCCGCCGACCGCGATGTCGCACTACGGGTACTCGGCAGCCGGCCCGAGGCCGACGCCGCGGTGGCCGGCATCCGCGACGACTTCCCCGGCCTGGCGATCCGGACCGAAGCCGTCCACGGTGAACCGGGCCAGGCGCTGGTGGCCGCCGGGAAGACCGCCCAGCTGCTGGTCATCGGCAGCCGCGGCCACGGTGCGGTACGCGGCCTGTTGCTCGGCGCGGTGAGCCGGCACCTGCTGCGGCACGCGACCTGCCCGATCGCGATCGTGCCCGAGGCCGTCCCGGCGGGACACCCGTCATGA
- a CDS encoding DUF1918 domain-containing protein, which yields MRARTGDRIVIEPAGLNGRRRVGIVTGVGHADGHPPFRVHWLDNGHTTLLFPGAGAHIEPRGGGDDDHANGRDPRPVDR from the coding sequence ATGAGAGCGCGTACCGGGGACCGGATCGTGATCGAGCCGGCCGGCCTGAACGGCCGGCGCCGGGTCGGGATCGTCACCGGGGTGGGGCACGCGGACGGGCATCCGCCGTTCCGGGTGCACTGGCTGGACAACGGGCACACCACACTGCTCTTCCCGGGTGCGGGAGCGCACATCGAACCGCGAGGAGGCGGAGACGATGACCATGCGAACGGTCGAGATCCGCGACCCGTCGACCGGTGA
- a CDS encoding flavodoxin family protein: MPETRYDDLRALFINCTLKRSPALTHTGGLIDLSRTIMEKQGVRVEVLRAVDQDIATGVWPDMTEHGWASDAWPALYRDHVLPADILVVAGPIWLGDNSSITKKVIERLYACSHLLNDAGQYAYYGRVGGCLITGNEDGVKHCAQNVLYSLQHLGYTIPPQADAGWIGEAGPGPSYLDPGSGGPRNDFTNRNTTFMTWNLLHLARMLKDAGGIPAHGNQRSEWDAGCRFDFANPEYR; encoded by the coding sequence ATGCCCGAAACCCGCTACGACGACCTGCGCGCCCTGTTCATCAACTGCACCCTGAAACGTTCCCCGGCACTCACGCACACCGGCGGCCTGATCGACCTCAGCCGGACGATCATGGAGAAGCAGGGGGTGCGGGTCGAGGTACTGCGGGCCGTCGACCAGGACATCGCCACCGGGGTGTGGCCGGACATGACCGAGCACGGCTGGGCCTCCGACGCCTGGCCGGCGCTGTACCGGGACCACGTGCTGCCGGCCGACATCCTGGTCGTCGCCGGGCCGATCTGGCTGGGTGACAACTCGTCGATCACCAAGAAGGTCATCGAGCGCCTCTACGCCTGCTCCCACCTGCTCAACGACGCCGGCCAGTACGCCTACTACGGCCGGGTCGGCGGCTGCCTCATCACCGGCAACGAGGACGGCGTCAAGCACTGCGCGCAGAACGTGCTGTACAGCCTGCAGCACCTCGGTTACACGATTCCGCCGCAGGCCGACGCCGGGTGGATCGGCGAGGCCGGTCCCGGGCCGTCCTACCTCGATCCCGGCTCCGGCGGCCCGCGGAACGACTTCACCAACCGCAACACCACCTTCATGACGTGGAACCTGCTGCACCTGGCCCGAATGCTCAAGGACGCCGGTGGCATCCCGGCGCACGGCAACCAGCGCAGCGAATGGGACGCCGGATGCCGCTTCGACTTCGCCAACCCCGAATACCGCTGA
- a CDS encoding YybH family protein: MPGTPADVITEFAAALHDGRVDDAVALYEPDAAFIAEPGADPLRGTDQIRAALAGFAALRPTLTPEIRKVVEAGGVATVRHAWTLEGTGPDGTPLRLSGTSADVVRRRPDGTWGLLIDDPWGA; this comes from the coding sequence ATGCCCGGTACGCCCGCCGACGTCATCACCGAGTTCGCCGCCGCCCTGCACGACGGCCGCGTCGACGACGCCGTCGCCCTGTACGAGCCGGACGCCGCGTTCATCGCGGAGCCCGGCGCGGATCCACTGCGTGGCACCGACCAGATCCGCGCGGCGCTGGCCGGATTCGCCGCCCTGCGACCCACCCTGACCCCGGAGATCCGCAAGGTCGTCGAGGCCGGTGGGGTGGCCACCGTGCGTCATGCCTGGACGCTGGAGGGGACCGGGCCGGACGGTACGCCGCTGCGGCTCAGCGGCACCAGCGCGGACGTCGTGCGCCGCCGGCCGGACGGCACCTGGGGTCTGCTCATCGACGACCCGTGGGGGGCCTGA
- a CDS encoding RNA polymerase sigma factor encodes MVETAPSDSALPGDPVVVARLRARDETMFAALIDAWSPGMLRAARAHVADDHTAHDVVQEAWLGVLRGIDRFEARSSLRTWVYRILINKARTRGVRDARAVPVGDLGLVGGDREPTVDPARFRGADDPYPGHWRSSPPAWPSPEDGAVAAETRREVAAALAGLPARQRVVVTLRDVTGHSGDEVCALLSISAANQRVLLHRGRAALRAALERHWAGEAMS; translated from the coding sequence GTGGTCGAGACCGCACCCTCCGACAGCGCGCTGCCCGGCGACCCGGTCGTCGTGGCGCGGCTGCGTGCCCGGGACGAGACCATGTTCGCCGCCCTGATCGACGCGTGGTCGCCCGGCATGCTGCGGGCCGCCCGGGCTCACGTGGCCGACGACCACACCGCCCACGACGTGGTGCAGGAGGCGTGGCTGGGTGTGCTCCGGGGCATCGACCGGTTCGAGGCCCGATCCTCGTTGCGCACCTGGGTCTACCGCATCCTGATCAACAAGGCCAGGACCCGTGGCGTACGGGACGCGCGCGCCGTGCCGGTGGGCGACCTCGGCCTGGTCGGTGGGGACCGGGAGCCGACTGTCGATCCCGCCCGGTTCCGCGGTGCCGACGACCCGTACCCCGGGCATTGGCGCAGCTCGCCACCGGCCTGGCCGTCGCCCGAGGACGGCGCCGTCGCCGCCGAGACCCGCCGCGAGGTGGCGGCGGCGCTGGCCGGCCTGCCCGCCCGCCAGCGCGTCGTGGTCACCCTGCGCGACGTCACCGGGCACAGCGGCGACGAGGTCTGCGCGTTGCTGTCGATCAGCGCGGCCAACCAGCGGGTGCTGCTGCACCGCGGGCGGGCCGCGCTACGGGCCGCCCTGGAGCGGCACTGGGCCGGGGAGGCAATGTCATGA